DNA from Halobaculum sp. XH14:
ACGACCGCGGCGGGCACGTCGACGTCGACGCAGCCGTCCAGCGCCTTGAACTCGACCGTGTGGTTCACCTCGTGGACGGTGTACTCGCCGCTTCCGGCCCCGCCGACCTCCATCAGGTCGACGCCGAGCAGGCCGCCGCCGACCGCGGCGCTGGCCTTCTCGACCAGTTCCGTCGCCTCCTCGTCCAGGTCGAACGCCGCCGTCTCGCCGCCCTTCGCGGCGTTCGTGAGCCAGTGGTCCGAGGTGCGCGTCATCGCGGCAACGGGCTCGCCGTCGCAGGCGAGCACGCGTACGTCGCGGCCGGGCTTCTCGACGAACTCCTGGACGTAGAACACCTTGTGCTCGTAGTGACCGAGCGTCTCCTTGTGTTCGAGGACGGCCTCGGCCGCAGAGCGGGTGTCGATCTTCGCCATCAGGCGGCCCCACGAGCCGATGACCGGCTTGAGGACGCAGGGGTAGCCGAACCGCTCGATGATCTCGAGGGCGGCGTCGCTCGTGAACGCCACCTCCGTCGCGGGCGTGGGGACGTCCGCGGCGTCGAGCGCGAGGCTGTTTTTCACCTTGTTCGCGCAGGTCTCGGCCGTCTCGGGCGCGTTGACGACCGGCACGCCGTAGTGCTGCAGGAACTTGGTCGCGTACAGCGAGCGCGAGGTGGCGAGACAGCGGTCGAGGACGACGTCGCAGTCGCCCACGTCGACCCCGCCGGCGGACACGCCGTGGAGGCCGAACTGGAGCGTGCGAACGTCCAGCTTCTCGACGTCGTGACCGCGGTCGCGCAGCTCCCCGAGGAGGAGCTTCTCGTCCCGGCGGATGCGGGAGTAGAGGATGCCGATCTTCATCTCACTCCCCCCAGTCCTCTTGGAGCTCCGGGGCTCGCTCGAGGACCGGCGGGGAGACGTCGACGACCTCCAGTTCCGCACCGCACGTGCCACAGTCGAGTATCTCTCCGATCTCCAGGTCGTCGTGCAGGGCCACGGTGGACCCGCACTCGGGGCAATCTGCTTCCGTCATGTGTACCCCGTCCTACCCGTCCGGACACCTTTAATCCGTCGATTCTATAATCGAAATTAAACGGGAGGGGCGTCGCTACCGGGGCCGAGAGAGGCTGTAACCGCCGTGTTCCGGTTTGACGTCGGAAATGTGTGATGTGGCCCCGAGGAGGGCCGGCGGCGGCACCTCCGGGGTCGGGACCGGAACCGGGAGCGACGCCGGACCGGGCGCGCCCGTCGGGACCGGTCCTCGCGCCCGTCGGGGTCGTCGCGGCGGTCGTGGCAGCCGGCCACGTCGCCCGGCCACCACGCCGGGTCGCGGTCGCGCGGCTCGTCGTGCCTGGAGCCGTCGTCGAAGCCGCCGGACCGCCGTGGTCGCTTCAGACATACTCGCTCACCGCCGTCTCCAG
Protein-coding regions in this window:
- a CDS encoding RimK family alpha-L-glutamate ligase, with product MKIGILYSRIRRDEKLLLGELRDRGHDVEKLDVRTLQFGLHGVSAGGVDVGDCDVVLDRCLATSRSLYATKFLQHYGVPVVNAPETAETCANKVKNSLALDAADVPTPATEVAFTSDAALEIIERFGYPCVLKPVIGSWGRLMAKIDTRSAAEAVLEHKETLGHYEHKVFYVQEFVEKPGRDVRVLACDGEPVAAMTRTSDHWLTNAAKGGETAAFDLDEEATELVEKASAAVGGGLLGVDLMEVGGAGSGEYTVHEVNHTVEFKALDGCVDVDVPAAVVDWLELKADVAAEAAAV
- the lysW gene encoding lysine biosynthesis protein LysW yields the protein MTEADCPECGSTVALHDDLEIGEILDCGTCGAELEVVDVSPPVLERAPELQEDWGE